In Accipiter gentilis chromosome 17, bAccGen1.1, whole genome shotgun sequence, one DNA window encodes the following:
- the LOC126047181 gene encoding proto-oncogene Mas-like translates to MTEELTTLLPQSNASQAHGTNQSAAVEKTEASYAVLKFMESFCLISAVCGMVGNGIVLWYLGFRIRRNHFTVYIVNLAAADFGYLLCIAVETVQYLMQFNVGMQFGLFLFLDLFMYGTGLYLLTAISIERCLSVLCPIWCRTHRPKHLSGTISGSLWALSLLLNTLGYVLCTVRRSAGSCRLLLIAIGALDFLFCTPLMLLFSLTLFLRVKCSSQKLQTGRLFTVIMLTILFFLIFAVPLGILIFFDFLGYKFLYSPEIGFVLSCVNSSLNPVIYFLVGSYRERRIKFTLRLAFQRAFEDSADDKEEQESHNTKTVSS, encoded by the coding sequence ATGACTGAGGAGCTCACAACACTCCTTCCCCAAAGTAACGCAAGCCAGGCTCATGGGACTAACCAGAGCGCGGCGGTGGAAAAGACGGAGGCATCGTACGCCGTCCTCAAGTTCATGGAGAGCTTCTGCCTCATCAGCGCCGTCTGCGGGATGGTGGGAAACGGCATAGTCCTGTGGTACCTCGGCTTTCGCATCCGGAGGAACCACTTCACTGTCTACATCGTCAACCTGGCCGCTGCCGACTTTGGCTACCTCCTCTGCATCGCCGTTGAGACGGTTCAGTACCTGATGCAGTTCAACGTGGGGATGCAGTTCGGGCTCTTCCTCTTCCTGGATCTTTTCATGTACGGGACCGGCTTGTACCTCCTGACCGCTATCAGCATCGAGAGGTGCCTCTCCGTCCTCTGTCCAATCTGGTGCCGAACCCACCGCCCCAAGCACTTGTCCGGCACCATCTCCGGCTCGCTCTGggccctctccctgctgctgaacACGCTCGGCTACGTTTTGTGTACCGTTCGCCGCTCCGCCGGCAGCTGCCGGCTCCTGCTAATCGCCATCGGAGCCTTGGACTTCCTCTTCTGCACGCCCCTCATGCTGCTCTTCAGCCTGACCCTCTTCCTTAGAGTCAAGTGCAGCTCCCAAAAACTCCAGACGGGCAGGCTCTTCACCGTCATCATGCTCaccatcctcttcttcctcattttcGCCGTGCCTCTGGGCATCCTGATCTTCTTTGACTTCTTGGGCTACAAGTTCCTCTACTCCCCGGAGATCGGCTTTGTGCTGTCCTGCGTGAACAGCAGCCTCAACCCCGTCATTTACTTCCTCGTGGGGAGCTACAGGGAGCGGAGAATCAAGTTCACCCTCAGGCTGGCATTCCAGAGGGCCTTTGAAGATTCAGCAGATGACAAAGAGGAACAGGAAAGCCATAACACAAAAACTGTGTCCTCTTAA
- the LOC126046985 gene encoding proto-oncogene Mas-like: MNTLLPTTERASPACWSQLGGTTSNRSWDHRLLGREDNHYDWTDCEAHHLSKVPVTLLICLCGLVGNGTVLWFLGSRIRRNPITVYILNLAVADFTFLLSIAITLVIFYGPESLCPGLSSQDVTTVMNITILFTFTASVYLLTAFSATTSLSVLPLARCPCHRLPVLVCALLWVLAFLLTLTLYFCPAVLTVFILSYVLSVLTLIFSGLTLLARVLCCSQQYPPRKLCVVVLLAVFFFPFFTADFGYWLLLRLFDFSVFVFDASLLFACVHSSINPVIYFFVGSCAKKFTPSVRVAFQRAFEDVTEPQNRGEPPRENTVETAV; encoded by the coding sequence ATGAACACATTGCTCCCTACCACGGAGAGAGCCAGCCCTGCTTGCTGGAGCCAGCTCGGTGGGACAACATCTAACAGGAGTTGGGATCACAGGCTGCTGGGGCGTGAGGACAATCACTACGACTGGACTGACTGTGAAGCCCATCACTTGAGCAAAGTCCCTGTCACGCTGCTCATCTGCCTCTGCGGGCTGGTGGGGAACGGGACCGTCCTCTGGTTCCTCGGCTCCCGCATCCGCAGGAACCCCATCACCGTCTACATCCTCAACCTGGCCGTCGCCGACTTCACTTTCCTCCTCTCCATCGCCATTACCCTTGTGATATTTTACGGCCCAGAGAGCCTTTGTCCCGGGCTGAGCTCACAGGACGTGACAACCGTGATGAATATCACCATCCTCTTCACTTTCACCGCCAGCGTCTATCTCCTGACAGCCTTCAGTGCCACGACGTCTCTGTCCGTCCTCCCCCTGGCCCGCTGCCCCTGCCACCGCTTGCCAGTGCTCGTCTGTGCCCTGCTCTGGGTCCTCGCCTTCCTGCTCACCCTGACCCTCTACTTCTGCCCCGCGGTGCTCACTGTCTTCATCCTGAGCTACGTCTTATCGGTGCTTACCCTGATTTTTTCTGGTCTAACCCTGCTTGCCAGGGTCTTGTGCTGTTCACAGCAATATCCTCCAAGAAAGCTCTGTGTTGTGGTCCTGCTAGCtgtcttcttcttccctttcttcactGCAGATTTTGGTTACTGGCTCTTGCTAAGactgtttgatttttctgtttttgtcTTTGACGCCTCTCTCCTGTTTGCCTGCGTGCACAGCAGTATCAACCCTGTTATTTACTTCTTTGTCGGGAGCTGTGCAAAGAAGTTCACACCCTCTGTTAGGGTTGCTTTCCAAAGGGCTTTCGAAGATGTAACAGAGCCCCAAAATAGAGGCGAACCTCCCAGAGAAAACACAGTGGAAACAGCTGTTTAA